CGATCAGGATGATGCGCAGGCCGTTGAAGGCGTGGAACACGATCGCGCCAACCAGGCCAACCTCGCCGAGACCCATGAGCGGGGTCTGGTAGGTGCCGATGACGGCGTTGTACGCCTCTGGGCTCACCCGCACGAGCGCCGTGTCGAGCACGTGCACCAGCAGGAAGAAGAAGATCGCCACACCGGTGATGCGGTGCAGGACCCAGGACCACATGCCTTCGCGGCCGCGGTAGAGAGTACCGGCTGGGCGTCGCGGAGGCGAGATCTTAGGTACGGAGCGCCCGGGCGATGCCGCCAGGGCTTCGGCCGATTCTGGCACGAGGGAACCCTCCTTGTCGTGGCCGCGATGCAGTGCGACCAGCCTTCGTTCGATCATCGAACGCT
This Salinibacterium sp. ZJ450 DNA region includes the following protein-coding sequences:
- the sdhC gene encoding succinate dehydrogenase, cytochrome b556 subunit, translating into MPESAEALAASPGRSVPKISPPRRPAGTLYRGREGMWSWVLHRITGVAIFFFLLVHVLDTALVRVSPEAYNAVIGTYQTPLMGLGEVGLVGAIVFHAFNGLRIILIDFWAGGTKYHRVMFWVVIALWVITMLSFTPRHLINVFSH